A section of the Ovis canadensis isolate MfBH-ARS-UI-01 breed Bighorn chromosome 1, ARS-UI_OviCan_v2, whole genome shotgun sequence genome encodes:
- the LOC138416157 gene encoding Fc receptor-like protein 5 isoform X1, which produces MTNALFLRKLLFWPQPWAAQVFMLLWVSLLILAPVGGQFATEIKSVISLHPPWTTLFKGETVTLTCKAFQINAPQKIKWYRWYLPGEIQYKTTGNTYEVRESGGYKCQAQDSHSSDRVDLIFSAANLILQAPSDVFEEDSVVLRCQAKANIVLNNMTLYKNGKILKILNKTSDFHIHQASMKDSGEYYCSGVKDTHSVSSNKIQIVVQELFPSPVLRASSTQPTEGHTVTLTCESQLSLQRPEGQLQFRFVKPSTMSEWRISPEFQFSPIRRENSGSYWCEARRINSLVQKRSQELQIQVQEIVPDVRIQSHPEFVFEGLELVLICSVSGVPRPTTISWYKKQHRLRKDRELQTSSETKFKVPVVQNSNAGEYYCIARNSRFSIKSDSVIISVKVPVSQPVLTLRPLGTWTLVREMSLQCEVQRGSLPIRYQFFHEDVLFKEIKSSSERKVLHRLSPTEKPFGNYYCTADNGLGPQRSAAVIPVSKPVLTFSSPGTRTFVGDKMSLQCEVQRGSLPIWFQFFREGVLLKKREAVSWITASYSFFLIAEHSGNYYCTADNGFGPQRSETMSLSVTVPVSQPVLTLSPPGTRTLVGNEVRLQCEVQRGSSPIQYQFFHEDVLLTKIEATSWRTKSYSFSVTAEHSGNYYCTADNGFGPQSSETINLSVIVPVSRPVLTLRTPRAQAVVGDVVQLHCEAQRGSPPILYQFYHEDVTLGSSSSPSGEGASFNLFLKTEHSGNYFCEANNGQGVQRSYTVSLSVKVPVSHPVLTLRTPRVQAVVGDILEIHCETQRGSPPIQYQFYRENVALGSCSSLSGGGTSFNLSLTTEHSGNYSCEADNGLGVQRSEAVSLSVKVPVSRPVLTLRTARAQVVVGDVLELRCEAQRGSPPILYWFYHNNVTLETSTSHSGQGVSLNLSLTADHSGTYSCEADNDLGPQRSEAVTLFVMGLTGSKSSLIATSVTGGLLSMMAIAAVALLFYCWLLRKAGGKPTFDSSRNPSAPDPQESTYYNVPGWIELQPVYSNVNPNRGEVVYSEVWSVKKENKLTAASEPEPFKKTDSCVIYSQVKGASTAASKPQFLDPLTPHR; this is translated from the exons caactgaaataaaatctgtaatttcCCTCCATCCTCCATGGACCACTCTCTTCAAAGGAGAGACTGTGACACTGACTTGCAAAGCATTTCAGATCAATGcaccacagaaaataaaatggtacCGTTGGTATCTTCCTGGAGAAATACAGTATAAGACAACAGGAAACACCTATGAGGTCCGTGAATCTGGAGGGTACAAATGCCAGGCCCAGGACTCACACTCAAGTGATCGTGTGGACTTAATCTTTTCTGCAG CCAACCTGATCCTGCAGGCTCCATCTGATGTGTTTGAAGAAGACTCCGTGGTTCTGAGATGCCAAGCAAAGGCAAACATAGTACTAAataacatgacattgtacaagaacgGAAAAATCCtgaaaatccttaacaaaacttCTGACTTCCATATTCATCAAGCAAGTATGAAGGACAGTGGTGAATATTACTGTAGTGGAGTTAAAGATACTCACTCGGTTTCTTCAAACAAAATTCAAATCGTAGTCCAAG AGCTGTTTCCGAGTCCCGTGCTGAGAGCCAGCTCTACCCAGCCCACCGAGGGGCACACAGTGACCTTGACCTGTGAGAGCCAGCTCTCTCTACAGAGGCCAGAAGGCCAGCTCCAGTTCCGCTTTGTCAAACCATCCACGATGTCAGAATGGAGAATCTCCCCAGAATTCCAGTTCTCTCCCATACGGAGAGAAAACTCAGGGTCTTACTGGTGTGAGGCACGGAGAATTAATTCCCTTGTCCAGAAACGGAGTCAGGAATTACAGATACAGGTACAAG AAATTGTTCCTGATGTCCGAATACAATCCCATCCAGAGTTCGTGTTTGAAGGTCTGGAGCTGGTTCTCATCTGCTCAGTAAGTGGAGTTCCAAGGCCCACCACAATCTCTTGGTACAAAAAACAACACAGACTGCGGAAGGACAGAGAGCTTCAAACTTCCTCAGAAACAAAATTCAAGGTCCCTGTGGTGCAAAACAGCAATGCTGGAGAGTATTACTGTATTGCCAGAAACAGTCGCTTTTCCATTAAGAGTGACTCAGTGATCATCAGTGTGAAAG TCCCTGTGTCTCAACCTGTCCTCACTCTCAGACCTCTTGGGACCTGGACTCTTGTGAGAGAGATGAGCCTTCAGtgtgaagttcagagaggttctCTGCCCATCAGGTACCAGTTTTTTCATGAAGACGTGTTGTTTAAGGAGATAAAATCCAGTTCAGAGAGAAAAGTACTGCATAGATTGTCGCCGACGGAAAAGCCCTTTGGAAACTACTACTGCACAGCTGACAATGGTCTTGGCCCTCAGAGGAGTGCGGCTGTGA TCCCTGTGTCTAAACCTGTCCTCACCTTCAGCTCTCCTGGGACCAGGACTTTTGTGGGAGATAAGATGAGCCTTCAGtgtgaagttcagagaggttctCTGCCCATCTGGTTCCAGTTTTTTCGTGAAGGTGTCTTGCTCAAAAAGAGAGAAGCTGTTTCATGGATAACAGCATCCTATAGCTTCTTTTTGATCGCAGAGCATTCTGGGAACTACTACTGCACAGCTGACAATGGCTTTGGCCCTCAGAGAAGTGAGACCATGAGCCTCTCTGTCACCG TGCCCGTGTCTCAACCTGTCCTTACCCTCAGCCCTCCTGGAACCCGGACTCTTGTGGGAAATGAGGTGAGACTGCAGTGTGAAGTTCAGAGAGGGTCTTCGCCCATCCAGTACCAGTTTTTTCATGAAGATGTGTTGCTCACAAAGATAGAAGCTACTTCATGGAGAACAAAGTCCTATAGCTTCTCTGTGACTGCAGAGCATTCTGGGAACTACTACTGCACAGCTGACAATGGCTTTGGCCCTCAGAGCAGTGAGACCATTAACCTCTCTGTCATTG TTCCAGTATCTCGCCCTGTTCTCACGCTCAGGACTCCCAGGGCCCAGGCTGTGGTGGGAGATGTGGTGCAGCTTCActgtgaggcccagagaggctctCCCCCAATCCTGTACCAGTTTTATCATGAGGATGTCACCCTCGGGAGCAGCTCAAGTCCCTCTGGAGAGGGTGCTTCCTTCAACCTCTTTCTGAAGACAGAGCATTCTGGGAACTACTTCTGTGAGGCCAATAATGGCCAGGGGGTCCAGCGCAGTTACACAGTGTCACTCAGTGTCAAAG TTCCAGTGTCTCATCCTGTCCTCACCCTCAGGACTCCCAGGGTCCAGGCTGTGGTGGGGGACATACTGGAAATTCACTGTGAGACCCAGAGAGGCTCTCCCCCCATCCAGTACCAGTTTTATCGAGAGAATGTTGCCCTGGGGAGCTGCTCGAGCCTCTCTGGAGGAGGAACATCCTTCAACCTCTCCCTGACCACAGAACATTCTGGAAACTACTCCTGTGAGGCTGACAATGGCCTGGGGGTCCAGCGTAGTGAGGCAGTGTCACTCAGTGTCAAAG TTCCAGTGTCTCGCCCTGTCCTCACCCTCAGGACCGCCAGGGCCCAGGTTGTGGTGGGCGATGTATTAGAACTTCGctgtgaggcccagagaggctctCCCCCGATCCTGTACTGGTTTTATCACAATAATGTCACCCTGGAGACCAGCACGTCTCACTCTGGACAAGGAGTGTCCTTAAACCTCTCGCTGACTGCAGATCATTCTGGGACCTACTCCTGTGAGGCCGACAATGACCTGGGTCCCCAGCGCAGTGAGGCAGTGACACTTTTTGTCATGG GGCTGACAGGGAGCAAAAGCAGCCTTATTGCCACCAGTGTCACCGGGGGACTGCTCAGCATGATGGCCATTGCTGCCGTGGCACTGCTGTTCTACTGCTGGCTCCTGAGAAAAGCAG GAGGAAAGCCTACATTTGACTCCTCAAG gaaCCCTTCAGCCCCAGATCCCCAAGAGTCCACCTACTACAATGTACCAGGCTGGATAGAACTGCAACCAGTATACAGCAATG TAAATCCTAACAGAGGCGAGGTGGTGTACTCGGAAGTCTGGAGTGTGAAGAAGGAGAACAAACTCACAG CGGCCTCTGAACCAGAGCCTTTTAAGAAGACG GATTCCTGTGTCATCTACTCCCAGGTAAAGGGGGCTTCCACCGCAGCCTCTAAGCCCCAGTTCTTGGATCCATTGACTCCTCACAGATGA
- the LOC138416157 gene encoding Fc receptor-like protein 5 isoform X2 codes for MTNALFLRKLLFWPQPWAAQVFMLLWVSLLILATEIKSVISLHPPWTTLFKGETVTLTCKAFQINAPQKIKWYRWYLPGEIQYKTTGNTYEVRESGGYKCQAQDSHSSDRVDLIFSAANLILQAPSDVFEEDSVVLRCQAKANIVLNNMTLYKNGKILKILNKTSDFHIHQASMKDSGEYYCSGVKDTHSVSSNKIQIVVQELFPSPVLRASSTQPTEGHTVTLTCESQLSLQRPEGQLQFRFVKPSTMSEWRISPEFQFSPIRRENSGSYWCEARRINSLVQKRSQELQIQVQEIVPDVRIQSHPEFVFEGLELVLICSVSGVPRPTTISWYKKQHRLRKDRELQTSSETKFKVPVVQNSNAGEYYCIARNSRFSIKSDSVIISVKVPVSQPVLTLRPLGTWTLVREMSLQCEVQRGSLPIRYQFFHEDVLFKEIKSSSERKVLHRLSPTEKPFGNYYCTADNGLGPQRSAAVIPVSKPVLTFSSPGTRTFVGDKMSLQCEVQRGSLPIWFQFFREGVLLKKREAVSWITASYSFFLIAEHSGNYYCTADNGFGPQRSETMSLSVTVPVSQPVLTLSPPGTRTLVGNEVRLQCEVQRGSSPIQYQFFHEDVLLTKIEATSWRTKSYSFSVTAEHSGNYYCTADNGFGPQSSETINLSVIVPVSRPVLTLRTPRAQAVVGDVVQLHCEAQRGSPPILYQFYHEDVTLGSSSSPSGEGASFNLFLKTEHSGNYFCEANNGQGVQRSYTVSLSVKVPVSHPVLTLRTPRVQAVVGDILEIHCETQRGSPPIQYQFYRENVALGSCSSLSGGGTSFNLSLTTEHSGNYSCEADNGLGVQRSEAVSLSVKVPVSRPVLTLRTARAQVVVGDVLELRCEAQRGSPPILYWFYHNNVTLETSTSHSGQGVSLNLSLTADHSGTYSCEADNDLGPQRSEAVTLFVMGLTGSKSSLIATSVTGGLLSMMAIAAVALLFYCWLLRKAGGKPTFDSSRNPSAPDPQESTYYNVPGWIELQPVYSNVNPNRGEVVYSEVWSVKKENKLTAASEPEPFKKTDSCVIYSQVKGASTAASKPQFLDPLTPHR; via the exons caactgaaataaaatctgtaatttcCCTCCATCCTCCATGGACCACTCTCTTCAAAGGAGAGACTGTGACACTGACTTGCAAAGCATTTCAGATCAATGcaccacagaaaataaaatggtacCGTTGGTATCTTCCTGGAGAAATACAGTATAAGACAACAGGAAACACCTATGAGGTCCGTGAATCTGGAGGGTACAAATGCCAGGCCCAGGACTCACACTCAAGTGATCGTGTGGACTTAATCTTTTCTGCAG CCAACCTGATCCTGCAGGCTCCATCTGATGTGTTTGAAGAAGACTCCGTGGTTCTGAGATGCCAAGCAAAGGCAAACATAGTACTAAataacatgacattgtacaagaacgGAAAAATCCtgaaaatccttaacaaaacttCTGACTTCCATATTCATCAAGCAAGTATGAAGGACAGTGGTGAATATTACTGTAGTGGAGTTAAAGATACTCACTCGGTTTCTTCAAACAAAATTCAAATCGTAGTCCAAG AGCTGTTTCCGAGTCCCGTGCTGAGAGCCAGCTCTACCCAGCCCACCGAGGGGCACACAGTGACCTTGACCTGTGAGAGCCAGCTCTCTCTACAGAGGCCAGAAGGCCAGCTCCAGTTCCGCTTTGTCAAACCATCCACGATGTCAGAATGGAGAATCTCCCCAGAATTCCAGTTCTCTCCCATACGGAGAGAAAACTCAGGGTCTTACTGGTGTGAGGCACGGAGAATTAATTCCCTTGTCCAGAAACGGAGTCAGGAATTACAGATACAGGTACAAG AAATTGTTCCTGATGTCCGAATACAATCCCATCCAGAGTTCGTGTTTGAAGGTCTGGAGCTGGTTCTCATCTGCTCAGTAAGTGGAGTTCCAAGGCCCACCACAATCTCTTGGTACAAAAAACAACACAGACTGCGGAAGGACAGAGAGCTTCAAACTTCCTCAGAAACAAAATTCAAGGTCCCTGTGGTGCAAAACAGCAATGCTGGAGAGTATTACTGTATTGCCAGAAACAGTCGCTTTTCCATTAAGAGTGACTCAGTGATCATCAGTGTGAAAG TCCCTGTGTCTCAACCTGTCCTCACTCTCAGACCTCTTGGGACCTGGACTCTTGTGAGAGAGATGAGCCTTCAGtgtgaagttcagagaggttctCTGCCCATCAGGTACCAGTTTTTTCATGAAGACGTGTTGTTTAAGGAGATAAAATCCAGTTCAGAGAGAAAAGTACTGCATAGATTGTCGCCGACGGAAAAGCCCTTTGGAAACTACTACTGCACAGCTGACAATGGTCTTGGCCCTCAGAGGAGTGCGGCTGTGA TCCCTGTGTCTAAACCTGTCCTCACCTTCAGCTCTCCTGGGACCAGGACTTTTGTGGGAGATAAGATGAGCCTTCAGtgtgaagttcagagaggttctCTGCCCATCTGGTTCCAGTTTTTTCGTGAAGGTGTCTTGCTCAAAAAGAGAGAAGCTGTTTCATGGATAACAGCATCCTATAGCTTCTTTTTGATCGCAGAGCATTCTGGGAACTACTACTGCACAGCTGACAATGGCTTTGGCCCTCAGAGAAGTGAGACCATGAGCCTCTCTGTCACCG TGCCCGTGTCTCAACCTGTCCTTACCCTCAGCCCTCCTGGAACCCGGACTCTTGTGGGAAATGAGGTGAGACTGCAGTGTGAAGTTCAGAGAGGGTCTTCGCCCATCCAGTACCAGTTTTTTCATGAAGATGTGTTGCTCACAAAGATAGAAGCTACTTCATGGAGAACAAAGTCCTATAGCTTCTCTGTGACTGCAGAGCATTCTGGGAACTACTACTGCACAGCTGACAATGGCTTTGGCCCTCAGAGCAGTGAGACCATTAACCTCTCTGTCATTG TTCCAGTATCTCGCCCTGTTCTCACGCTCAGGACTCCCAGGGCCCAGGCTGTGGTGGGAGATGTGGTGCAGCTTCActgtgaggcccagagaggctctCCCCCAATCCTGTACCAGTTTTATCATGAGGATGTCACCCTCGGGAGCAGCTCAAGTCCCTCTGGAGAGGGTGCTTCCTTCAACCTCTTTCTGAAGACAGAGCATTCTGGGAACTACTTCTGTGAGGCCAATAATGGCCAGGGGGTCCAGCGCAGTTACACAGTGTCACTCAGTGTCAAAG TTCCAGTGTCTCATCCTGTCCTCACCCTCAGGACTCCCAGGGTCCAGGCTGTGGTGGGGGACATACTGGAAATTCACTGTGAGACCCAGAGAGGCTCTCCCCCCATCCAGTACCAGTTTTATCGAGAGAATGTTGCCCTGGGGAGCTGCTCGAGCCTCTCTGGAGGAGGAACATCCTTCAACCTCTCCCTGACCACAGAACATTCTGGAAACTACTCCTGTGAGGCTGACAATGGCCTGGGGGTCCAGCGTAGTGAGGCAGTGTCACTCAGTGTCAAAG TTCCAGTGTCTCGCCCTGTCCTCACCCTCAGGACCGCCAGGGCCCAGGTTGTGGTGGGCGATGTATTAGAACTTCGctgtgaggcccagagaggctctCCCCCGATCCTGTACTGGTTTTATCACAATAATGTCACCCTGGAGACCAGCACGTCTCACTCTGGACAAGGAGTGTCCTTAAACCTCTCGCTGACTGCAGATCATTCTGGGACCTACTCCTGTGAGGCCGACAATGACCTGGGTCCCCAGCGCAGTGAGGCAGTGACACTTTTTGTCATGG GGCTGACAGGGAGCAAAAGCAGCCTTATTGCCACCAGTGTCACCGGGGGACTGCTCAGCATGATGGCCATTGCTGCCGTGGCACTGCTGTTCTACTGCTGGCTCCTGAGAAAAGCAG GAGGAAAGCCTACATTTGACTCCTCAAG gaaCCCTTCAGCCCCAGATCCCCAAGAGTCCACCTACTACAATGTACCAGGCTGGATAGAACTGCAACCAGTATACAGCAATG TAAATCCTAACAGAGGCGAGGTGGTGTACTCGGAAGTCTGGAGTGTGAAGAAGGAGAACAAACTCACAG CGGCCTCTGAACCAGAGCCTTTTAAGAAGACG GATTCCTGTGTCATCTACTCCCAGGTAAAGGGGGCTTCCACCGCAGCCTCTAAGCCCCAGTTCTTGGATCCATTGACTCCTCACAGATGA
- the LOC138416157 gene encoding Fc receptor-like protein 5 isoform X3: MTNALFLRKLLFWPQPWAAQVFMLLWVSLLILAPVGGQFANLILQAPSDVFEEDSVVLRCQAKANIVLNNMTLYKNGKILKILNKTSDFHIHQASMKDSGEYYCSGVKDTHSVSSNKIQIVVQELFPSPVLRASSTQPTEGHTVTLTCESQLSLQRPEGQLQFRFVKPSTMSEWRISPEFQFSPIRRENSGSYWCEARRINSLVQKRSQELQIQVQEIVPDVRIQSHPEFVFEGLELVLICSVSGVPRPTTISWYKKQHRLRKDRELQTSSETKFKVPVVQNSNAGEYYCIARNSRFSIKSDSVIISVKVPVSQPVLTLRPLGTWTLVREMSLQCEVQRGSLPIRYQFFHEDVLFKEIKSSSERKVLHRLSPTEKPFGNYYCTADNGLGPQRSAAVIPVSKPVLTFSSPGTRTFVGDKMSLQCEVQRGSLPIWFQFFREGVLLKKREAVSWITASYSFFLIAEHSGNYYCTADNGFGPQRSETMSLSVTVPVSQPVLTLSPPGTRTLVGNEVRLQCEVQRGSSPIQYQFFHEDVLLTKIEATSWRTKSYSFSVTAEHSGNYYCTADNGFGPQSSETINLSVIVPVSRPVLTLRTPRAQAVVGDVVQLHCEAQRGSPPILYQFYHEDVTLGSSSSPSGEGASFNLFLKTEHSGNYFCEANNGQGVQRSYTVSLSVKVPVSHPVLTLRTPRVQAVVGDILEIHCETQRGSPPIQYQFYRENVALGSCSSLSGGGTSFNLSLTTEHSGNYSCEADNGLGVQRSEAVSLSVKVPVSRPVLTLRTARAQVVVGDVLELRCEAQRGSPPILYWFYHNNVTLETSTSHSGQGVSLNLSLTADHSGTYSCEADNDLGPQRSEAVTLFVMGLTGSKSSLIATSVTGGLLSMMAIAAVALLFYCWLLRKAGGKPTFDSSRNPSAPDPQESTYYNVPGWIELQPVYSNVNPNRGEVVYSEVWSVKKENKLTAASEPEPFKKTDSCVIYSQVKGASTAASKPQFLDPLTPHR, from the exons CCAACCTGATCCTGCAGGCTCCATCTGATGTGTTTGAAGAAGACTCCGTGGTTCTGAGATGCCAAGCAAAGGCAAACATAGTACTAAataacatgacattgtacaagaacgGAAAAATCCtgaaaatccttaacaaaacttCTGACTTCCATATTCATCAAGCAAGTATGAAGGACAGTGGTGAATATTACTGTAGTGGAGTTAAAGATACTCACTCGGTTTCTTCAAACAAAATTCAAATCGTAGTCCAAG AGCTGTTTCCGAGTCCCGTGCTGAGAGCCAGCTCTACCCAGCCCACCGAGGGGCACACAGTGACCTTGACCTGTGAGAGCCAGCTCTCTCTACAGAGGCCAGAAGGCCAGCTCCAGTTCCGCTTTGTCAAACCATCCACGATGTCAGAATGGAGAATCTCCCCAGAATTCCAGTTCTCTCCCATACGGAGAGAAAACTCAGGGTCTTACTGGTGTGAGGCACGGAGAATTAATTCCCTTGTCCAGAAACGGAGTCAGGAATTACAGATACAGGTACAAG AAATTGTTCCTGATGTCCGAATACAATCCCATCCAGAGTTCGTGTTTGAAGGTCTGGAGCTGGTTCTCATCTGCTCAGTAAGTGGAGTTCCAAGGCCCACCACAATCTCTTGGTACAAAAAACAACACAGACTGCGGAAGGACAGAGAGCTTCAAACTTCCTCAGAAACAAAATTCAAGGTCCCTGTGGTGCAAAACAGCAATGCTGGAGAGTATTACTGTATTGCCAGAAACAGTCGCTTTTCCATTAAGAGTGACTCAGTGATCATCAGTGTGAAAG TCCCTGTGTCTCAACCTGTCCTCACTCTCAGACCTCTTGGGACCTGGACTCTTGTGAGAGAGATGAGCCTTCAGtgtgaagttcagagaggttctCTGCCCATCAGGTACCAGTTTTTTCATGAAGACGTGTTGTTTAAGGAGATAAAATCCAGTTCAGAGAGAAAAGTACTGCATAGATTGTCGCCGACGGAAAAGCCCTTTGGAAACTACTACTGCACAGCTGACAATGGTCTTGGCCCTCAGAGGAGTGCGGCTGTGA TCCCTGTGTCTAAACCTGTCCTCACCTTCAGCTCTCCTGGGACCAGGACTTTTGTGGGAGATAAGATGAGCCTTCAGtgtgaagttcagagaggttctCTGCCCATCTGGTTCCAGTTTTTTCGTGAAGGTGTCTTGCTCAAAAAGAGAGAAGCTGTTTCATGGATAACAGCATCCTATAGCTTCTTTTTGATCGCAGAGCATTCTGGGAACTACTACTGCACAGCTGACAATGGCTTTGGCCCTCAGAGAAGTGAGACCATGAGCCTCTCTGTCACCG TGCCCGTGTCTCAACCTGTCCTTACCCTCAGCCCTCCTGGAACCCGGACTCTTGTGGGAAATGAGGTGAGACTGCAGTGTGAAGTTCAGAGAGGGTCTTCGCCCATCCAGTACCAGTTTTTTCATGAAGATGTGTTGCTCACAAAGATAGAAGCTACTTCATGGAGAACAAAGTCCTATAGCTTCTCTGTGACTGCAGAGCATTCTGGGAACTACTACTGCACAGCTGACAATGGCTTTGGCCCTCAGAGCAGTGAGACCATTAACCTCTCTGTCATTG TTCCAGTATCTCGCCCTGTTCTCACGCTCAGGACTCCCAGGGCCCAGGCTGTGGTGGGAGATGTGGTGCAGCTTCActgtgaggcccagagaggctctCCCCCAATCCTGTACCAGTTTTATCATGAGGATGTCACCCTCGGGAGCAGCTCAAGTCCCTCTGGAGAGGGTGCTTCCTTCAACCTCTTTCTGAAGACAGAGCATTCTGGGAACTACTTCTGTGAGGCCAATAATGGCCAGGGGGTCCAGCGCAGTTACACAGTGTCACTCAGTGTCAAAG TTCCAGTGTCTCATCCTGTCCTCACCCTCAGGACTCCCAGGGTCCAGGCTGTGGTGGGGGACATACTGGAAATTCACTGTGAGACCCAGAGAGGCTCTCCCCCCATCCAGTACCAGTTTTATCGAGAGAATGTTGCCCTGGGGAGCTGCTCGAGCCTCTCTGGAGGAGGAACATCCTTCAACCTCTCCCTGACCACAGAACATTCTGGAAACTACTCCTGTGAGGCTGACAATGGCCTGGGGGTCCAGCGTAGTGAGGCAGTGTCACTCAGTGTCAAAG TTCCAGTGTCTCGCCCTGTCCTCACCCTCAGGACCGCCAGGGCCCAGGTTGTGGTGGGCGATGTATTAGAACTTCGctgtgaggcccagagaggctctCCCCCGATCCTGTACTGGTTTTATCACAATAATGTCACCCTGGAGACCAGCACGTCTCACTCTGGACAAGGAGTGTCCTTAAACCTCTCGCTGACTGCAGATCATTCTGGGACCTACTCCTGTGAGGCCGACAATGACCTGGGTCCCCAGCGCAGTGAGGCAGTGACACTTTTTGTCATGG GGCTGACAGGGAGCAAAAGCAGCCTTATTGCCACCAGTGTCACCGGGGGACTGCTCAGCATGATGGCCATTGCTGCCGTGGCACTGCTGTTCTACTGCTGGCTCCTGAGAAAAGCAG GAGGAAAGCCTACATTTGACTCCTCAAG gaaCCCTTCAGCCCCAGATCCCCAAGAGTCCACCTACTACAATGTACCAGGCTGGATAGAACTGCAACCAGTATACAGCAATG TAAATCCTAACAGAGGCGAGGTGGTGTACTCGGAAGTCTGGAGTGTGAAGAAGGAGAACAAACTCACAG CGGCCTCTGAACCAGAGCCTTTTAAGAAGACG GATTCCTGTGTCATCTACTCCCAGGTAAAGGGGGCTTCCACCGCAGCCTCTAAGCCCCAGTTCTTGGATCCATTGACTCCTCACAGATGA